Proteins from a genomic interval of Acinonyx jubatus isolate Ajub_Pintada_27869175 chromosome B4, VMU_Ajub_asm_v1.0, whole genome shotgun sequence:
- the IGFBP6 gene encoding insulin-like growth factor-binding protein 6: MTPHRLLPLLLLLTLLLAARSGAALARCPGCGQGVQAGCPGGCVEEEGGPPAEGCKEAGGCLRREGQQCGVYTPNCAPGLQCQPPEEDEAPLRALLLGRGRCRRARAPSGENPKEGKSQAGTTRPQDVNRRDQQRNPGTSTTPARPSPGGAQDTEMGPCRRHLDSVLQQLQTEVYRGAQTLYVPNCDHRGFYRKRQCRSSQGQRRGPCWCVDRMGQPLPGSAEGEGGSSCPTGSSG; encoded by the exons ATGACCCCCCACAGGCTGCTCCCGCTCCTGCTGCTGCTAACTCTGCTGCTCGCTGCCCGCTCAGGAGCCGCCTTGGCACGGTGCCCAGGCTGCGGGCAGGGGGTGCAGGCGGGTTGTCCAGGGGGCTgcgtggaggaggagggggggccGCCGGCGGAGGGCTGTAAGGAAGCTGGGGGCTGTctcaggagggaggggcagcagtGCGGGGTCTACACCCCTAACTGCGCCCCAGGACTGCAGTGCCAGCCACCCGAGGAAGACGAGGCGCCTTTGCGGGCGCTGCTGCTGGGCCGGGGCCGCTGCCGCCGGGCGCGCGCGCCCTCGG GGGAGAATCCTAAGGAGGGTAAATCCCAGGCAGGGACCACTCGTCCACAGGATGTGAACCGCAGAGACCAACAGAGGAATCCGGGCACCTCGACCACTCCCGCCCGGCCCAGTCCGGGGGGTGCCCAAGACACCGAGATG GGCCCGTGCCGCAGACATCTGGACTCGGTGCTGCAGCAACTCCAGACCGAGGTGTACCGAGGGGCTCAGACCCTCTACGTGCCTAACTGTGACCATCGGGGCTTCTACCGGAAGCGGCAG TGCCGCTCCTCCCAGGGCCAGCGCAGAGGTCCTTGCTGGTGTGTGGATCGGATGGGCCAGCCCCTGCCAGGGTCCGCAGAAGGCGAAGGAGGCTCCTCCTGTCCCACCGGGAGCAGCGGCTAA
- the SOAT2 gene encoding sterol O-acyltransferase 2 isoform X2 — protein sequence MEPRAARSRKGEGPRGEQERRRSGGGNIEKDRGLDLVQWTRHMEAVKTQLLEQAQGQLIELLDRAVQEAIQCYPPQGGPLSSIPPDSLSKAREPSLGKRKIFIIRKSLLDELMEVQHFRTIYHMFIAGLCVFIISTLAIDFIDEGRLMLEFDLLIFSFGQLPLALMTWVPMFLSTLLVPYQALRLWARPRARGAWMLGVGLGCMMLAVHTTVLWVLPVHVALKYQLPPASRCILVFEQVRLLMKSYSFLREAVPGTLCARGGEGMRAPSFSSYLYFLFCPTLIYRETYPRTPNVRWNYVAKNFAQALGCVLYACFILGRLCVPVFANMSREPFSTRALVLSIMHATLPGIFMLLLIFFAFLHCWLNAFAEMLRTGGIQRPSPTTTALGTWWSMTGCTATSIKMGCGFSVAGPEGQPCWVCSWFLQWSMSTSSALSWDSSTRSCSCSSLSLEGC from the exons ATGGAGCCAAGGGCGGCCCGATCGCGGAAGGGAGAAGGGCCGAGAGGAGAGCAAGAGCGCCGACGCTCCGGAGGTG GAAACATTGAGAAGGACAGAGGCCTGGACTTGGTGCAATGGACCCGACATATGGAG GCTGTGAAGACACAGTTGCTGGAGCAAGCACAGGGACAGCTGATAGAGCTGCTGGATCGGGCCGTGCAGGAGGCCATCCAATGCTACCCACCACAAGGTGGACCCCTGTCCTCCATTCCTCCAGATTCCTTGAGCAA GGCCCGGGAGCCATCCCTGGGGAAGCGGAAAATTTTCATCATCCGAAAGTCCCTGCTTGA CGAGCTGATGGAGGTACAGCATTTCCGCACCATCTACCACATGTTCATCGCCGGCTTGTGCGTCTTCATCATCAGCACCCTGGCCATCGACTTCATTGATGAGGGCAG GCTGATGCTGGAGTTTGACCTACTGATCTTCAGCTTTGGACAGCTGCCCTTGGCGCTGATGACGTGGGTCCCCATGTTCCTGTCCACTCTGCTGGTGCCCTACCAGGCCCTGAGGCTGTGGGCGAGGCCCCGGGCAAGAGGGGCCTGGATGCTGGGGGTGGGCCTGGGCTGCATGATGCTGGCTGTCCACACCACCGTGCTCTGGGTCCTCCCCGTCCACGTGGCATTGAAGTATCAGCTCCCGCCTGCCTCCCGCTGTATCCTGGTCTTTGAGCAG GTCAGGCTCCTGATGAAGAGCTACTCCTTCTTGAGAGAGGCTGTGCCTGGAACCCTTTGTGCCAGAGGAG gtgAGGGCATGCGGGCCCCCAGTTTCTCCAGCTACCTCTACTTCCTCTTCTGCCCCACACTAATCTACAGGGAGACTTACCCCAG GACACCCAATGTCAGGTGGAATTACGTGGCCAAGAACTTTGCCCAG gctctgggctgcgtACTCTATGCCTGCTTCATCCTGGGCCGCCTCTGCGTTCCCGTCTTTGCCAACATGAGCCGGGAGCCCTTCAGTACCCGGGCTCTGGTGCTGTCTATCATGCATGCCACCTTGCCAG GCATCTTCATGCTGCTGCTCATCTTCTTTGCCTTCCTCCACTGCTGGCTCAACGCCTTCGCAGAGATGCTACG GACTGGTGGAATTCAACGTCCTTCTCCAACTACTACCGCACTTGGAACGTGGTGGTCCATGACTGGCTGTACAGCTACGTCTATCAAGATGGGCTGTGG CTTCTCGGTGGCCGGGCCCGAGGGGCAGCCATGTTGGGTGTGTTCCTGGTTTCTGCAGTGGTCCATGAGTACATCTTCTGCTTTGTCCTGGGATTCTTCTACCCGGtcatgctcatgctcttcctTGTCTTTGGAG GGCTGCTGA
- the SOAT2 gene encoding sterol O-acyltransferase 2 isoform X1: protein MEPRAARSRKGEGPRGEQERRRSGGGNIEKDRGLDLVQWTRHMEAVKTQLLEQAQGQLIELLDRAVQEAIQCYPPQGGPLSSIPPDSLSKAREPSLGKRKIFIIRKSLLDELMEVQHFRTIYHMFIAGLCVFIISTLAIDFIDEGRLMLEFDLLIFSFGQLPLALMTWVPMFLSTLLVPYQALRLWARPRARGAWMLGVGLGCMMLAVHTTVLWVLPVHVALKYQLPPASRCILVFEQVRLLMKSYSFLREAVPGTLCARGGEGMRAPSFSSYLYFLFCPTLIYRETYPRTPNVRWNYVAKNFAQALGCVLYACFILGRLCVPVFANMSREPFSTRALVLSIMHATLPGIFMLLLIFFAFLHCWLNAFAEMLRFGDRMFYRDWWNSTSFSNYYRTWNVVVHDWLYSYVYQDGLWLLGGRARGAAMLGVFLVSAVVHEYIFCFVLGFFYPVMLMLFLVFGGLLNFMMHDRHTGPAWNVLMWTLLFLGQGIQVSLYCQEWYARRHCPLPQTTFWGLVTPRSWSCHT from the exons ATGGAGCCAAGGGCGGCCCGATCGCGGAAGGGAGAAGGGCCGAGAGGAGAGCAAGAGCGCCGACGCTCCGGAGGTG GAAACATTGAGAAGGACAGAGGCCTGGACTTGGTGCAATGGACCCGACATATGGAG GCTGTGAAGACACAGTTGCTGGAGCAAGCACAGGGACAGCTGATAGAGCTGCTGGATCGGGCCGTGCAGGAGGCCATCCAATGCTACCCACCACAAGGTGGACCCCTGTCCTCCATTCCTCCAGATTCCTTGAGCAA GGCCCGGGAGCCATCCCTGGGGAAGCGGAAAATTTTCATCATCCGAAAGTCCCTGCTTGA CGAGCTGATGGAGGTACAGCATTTCCGCACCATCTACCACATGTTCATCGCCGGCTTGTGCGTCTTCATCATCAGCACCCTGGCCATCGACTTCATTGATGAGGGCAG GCTGATGCTGGAGTTTGACCTACTGATCTTCAGCTTTGGACAGCTGCCCTTGGCGCTGATGACGTGGGTCCCCATGTTCCTGTCCACTCTGCTGGTGCCCTACCAGGCCCTGAGGCTGTGGGCGAGGCCCCGGGCAAGAGGGGCCTGGATGCTGGGGGTGGGCCTGGGCTGCATGATGCTGGCTGTCCACACCACCGTGCTCTGGGTCCTCCCCGTCCACGTGGCATTGAAGTATCAGCTCCCGCCTGCCTCCCGCTGTATCCTGGTCTTTGAGCAG GTCAGGCTCCTGATGAAGAGCTACTCCTTCTTGAGAGAGGCTGTGCCTGGAACCCTTTGTGCCAGAGGAG gtgAGGGCATGCGGGCCCCCAGTTTCTCCAGCTACCTCTACTTCCTCTTCTGCCCCACACTAATCTACAGGGAGACTTACCCCAG GACACCCAATGTCAGGTGGAATTACGTGGCCAAGAACTTTGCCCAG gctctgggctgcgtACTCTATGCCTGCTTCATCCTGGGCCGCCTCTGCGTTCCCGTCTTTGCCAACATGAGCCGGGAGCCCTTCAGTACCCGGGCTCTGGTGCTGTCTATCATGCATGCCACCTTGCCAG GCATCTTCATGCTGCTGCTCATCTTCTTTGCCTTCCTCCACTGCTGGCTCAACGCCTTCGCAGAGATGCTACGGTTTGGAGACAGAATGTTCTATCGG GACTGGTGGAATTCAACGTCCTTCTCCAACTACTACCGCACTTGGAACGTGGTGGTCCATGACTGGCTGTACAGCTACGTCTATCAAGATGGGCTGTGG CTTCTCGGTGGCCGGGCCCGAGGGGCAGCCATGTTGGGTGTGTTCCTGGTTTCTGCAGTGGTCCATGAGTACATCTTCTGCTTTGTCCTGGGATTCTTCTACCCGGtcatgctcatgctcttcctTGTCTTTGGAG GGCTGCTGAACTTCATGATGCATGACCGGCACACAGGCCCAGCATGGAATGTGCTAATGTGGACCTTGCTCTTTCTGGGCCAAGGCATCCAAGTCAGCCTGTACTGCCAGGAATGGTATGCACGGCGACACTGCCCCCTACCCCAG ACAACCTTCTGGGGGCTGGTGACACCTCGATCTTGGTCCTGCCATACCTAG